A window of Candidatus Hydrogenedentota bacterium genomic DNA:
GCCGGGCTTGAACCCGAACGTGACCCGCGTGCGGCAGGGGAACGCGAAATACCTGGAGAACATCATCCGCGTGCGTCACGGCAGCGTGCTGGAGCATGCGGTGATGAATTTCATTTTTGCCGACGTGAGCCGCGTCGTAACGCACGAACTGGTGCGCCACCGGGCGGGGACGGCGG
This region includes:
- a CDS encoding FAD-dependent thymidylate synthase — translated: MKIVEPKVFLVGETRVHEEGLQAYLDHVGAGSWETDAPSGVERLSEVMGRLCYRSFEPGLNPNVTRVRQGNAKYLENIIRVRHGSVLEHAVMNFIFADVSRVVTHELVRHRAGTA